In Bos javanicus breed banteng chromosome 2, ARS-OSU_banteng_1.0, whole genome shotgun sequence, the following proteins share a genomic window:
- the LOC133259153 gene encoding regulator of microtubule dynamics protein 1-like — RLCVEVFKIEEVLEQADYLYESGETEKLYQLLTQYKESEDAELLWRLARASCDVAQLSGTSEEEKKFLVYEALEYAKRALEKNESSREAHKWYAICIGDVGDYEGIKAKIANAYIIKEHFEKAIELNPKDATSIHLMGIWCYTVAEMPWYQRRIAKVLFATPPSSTYEEALGYFHRAEQVDPNFYSKNLLLLGKTYLKLHNKKFAAFWLTKAKDYPVHTEEDKQIQTEAAQLLTGFSDKN; from the coding sequence aGGCTCTGTGTGGAAGTCTTCAAAATTGAAGAAGTCCTTGAACAAGCAGACTACTTATATGAAAgtggagaaacagaaaaactTTACCAGTTGCTAACCCAGTACAAGGAAAGTGAAGATGCAGAGTTACTGTGGCGTTTGGCACGGGCATCATGTGATGTAGCTCAGCTTAGTGGAACCTCGGAAGAGGAGAAAAAGTTCTTGGTATATGAAGCCCTAGAGTATGCGAAAAGGGCACTAGAGAAAAACGAATCCAGTCGTGAGGCCCATAAGTGGTATGCAATCTGTATTGGTGATGTTGGAGATTATGAAGGAATCAAGGCTAAAATTGCAAATGCCTACATTATCAAGGAGCATTTTGAgaaagcaattgaactgaaccctAAAGACGCTACTTCAATTCACCTTATGGGTATTTGGTGTTACACAGTTGCTGAAATGCCTTGGTATCAAAGAAGGATTGCTAAAGTGCTGTTTGCAACTCCGCCTAGCTCCACCTATGAGGAGGCCCTAGGCTACTTTCACAGGGCAGAGCAAGTGGATCCAAACTTCTACAGCAAAAACTTGCTCCTTCTAGGAAAGACATATTTGAAGCTGCACAACAAAAAGTTCGCTGCCTTCTGGCTAACAAAGGCCAAGGACTACCCAGTGCACACAGAGGAGGATAAACAGATACAGACAGAAGCTGCTCAGCTACTTACAGGTTTCAGTGACAAGAACTGA